The DNA sequence ATGGAGGCGGCGTTGTGCAACTTCATTGAACCGGGGGATGAGATTCTCATTGGCGTGAACGGCTATTTTGGGGAGCGGCTGTGCGACATGACCGGGCGTTATGGGGCTGCCGTGCGCCGAATAGAAAAGCCGTGGGGCGCAATTTTTTCGCCGGATGAGATAGAGACCGAGCTAAAAAAGAAACCGGCCAAACTGGTGGCCTTGGTGCATGGAGAAACCTCAACCGGGGCTATGCAGCCCATGGAAGGGATGGCGGAGGTGGTGCATCGTTTTGGGGGGCTGTTGCTCATTGACTGCGTCACCTCGTTGGGCGGGGCGACGGTGAAGATTGACGAGTGGCAGGTGGATATTGCCTACAGCGGGGCGCAAAAATGCCTCAGTTGCCCGCCGGGTATTTCACCCTTAACCGTCAACGAACGCGCCCGCCAGGTGTTACAACAGCGCCAGAGCAAAATAGCCAACTGGTATCTTGACCTGACCATGGTGGAAAAATATTGGGGCAGTGAACGCACCTATCACCACACCGCCCCAATCTCCATGAATTACGCCCTGCGAGAAGCCTTGCGCCTGATCTATGAGGAAGGACTGGAAACCCGGTTTGCCCGCCATCGCCATCATGCCGAACTATTGTGGGCCGGCCTGGAAGAACTTGGTTTTAGTATGCACGTCCCCCTGGCCCACCGCCTGCCGCCGTTGACCACCCCCCGCCTGCCAAAAGGGCTGGACGATTTGACCATCCGCAAACGGCTGCTGGCCGAATACAATCTTGAGATTGCCGGTGGCCTGGGCCAACTTGGCGGGAAAGTGTGGCGGGTTGGCTTGATGGGCTATTCGTCTCGCTTAGAGCACGTAACCCTGTTCCTGGCCGCGTTGAAATCATTGATGAAGTAGGAGACAACGCAATGCCGCAACAAATCTTGTATGAGGAATGTCCGTTATGCAACCAGGGGAGGGTGGCCTGGCATGCGGCGGCTTCGGTTTATCGGTGCGAGCGGTGCGGTTTGACGCTCCATGAACGCACGGTGTTGGGTTTGTTCAAAAAAGGACGGTTGGGCGTGGCACAATTGGCCCAAGGCGACTACCACCTGGCCCGGCAGAGCCTGGCCAAAGTAGCCCTGCGGCCCGCTCCGCTCCAGGTGGTATTGGGCAACGTTTACGCCGATTCCCAATTGGCCGCCCTGGCCGCGGGGGCGCTGGCAGTGTTGCGGCCGGTGAGAACCGTGGTGGCCCGGATCATTTTTGAGCAGTTAAATGAAACCTGTTTGCTTCAGGTAAACGGCCTGCGCCGCGGCCACGGCCAGCCGTTAACAGAGGGCGGTTCGTTCCGGCCGGTTGAACTTGTTCCCCGCCGGGGTATGGCCTGGCAAGATGAAGGCAATCTCTTCTGCACCAATCAGCGGCTTGTTTTCCCCAGCAACCGTTTCACCTTTATCCGGCTCGACCGGAAATTGGCCGGGGTACAGGCTTTTAGGGATGGGCTGGCTATACAGCGCCAGGGTGAGGAATTTGCCACTTATTTTGTAGATTGTTATCTACACGAAGCCACATTGGTGGCGGCCTATGTGATGGCCCAATTACCAAAGCTGCGGGCCGAAACCCAGGAG is a window from the Anaerolineae bacterium genome containing:
- a CDS encoding alanine--glyoxylate aminotransferase family protein is translated as MPTYSDLNTSERILMGPGPSMVHPRVLRAMAQPLVGHLDPQFLNLMAEIQELLRFVFQTKNQLTIPISGTGSASMEAALCNFIEPGDEILIGVNGYFGERLCDMTGRYGAAVRRIEKPWGAIFSPDEIETELKKKPAKLVALVHGETSTGAMQPMEGMAEVVHRFGGLLLIDCVTSLGGATVKIDEWQVDIAYSGAQKCLSCPPGISPLTVNERARQVLQQRQSKIANWYLDLTMVEKYWGSERTYHHTAPISMNYALREALRLIYEEGLETRFARHRHHAELLWAGLEELGFSMHVPLAHRLPPLTTPRLPKGLDDLTIRKRLLAEYNLEIAGGLGQLGGKVWRVGLMGYSSRLEHVTLFLAALKSLMK